Proteins encoded in a region of the Methanofollis tationis genome:
- a CDS encoding acylphosphatase gives MNRCVATARGRVQRVGYREHVYNETFERNISGYVMNLKNGEVEIVAEGSEQDLQDFINEINIIRRPIAVKSFTVRWEEATGEYADFEIIRGDIQEETFERMDYAGNVLHSMDMKLDQSLQLQRTMLDKQDLMLDKQDLVLDKQDQGLQIGRETKEEIVGLRSDTRKRLDDEFGEIRKELVSIKEALARAGIQV, from the coding sequence ATGAATCGATGTGTGGCCACTGCACGGGGGCGTGTCCAGCGGGTCGGCTATCGGGAGCATGTGTACAACGAGACATTTGAACGGAATATCTCGGGGTACGTGATGAATCTCAAGAACGGGGAGGTCGAGATCGTCGCAGAGGGGAGCGAGCAGGATCTCCAGGACTTCATCAACGAGATCAATATCATACGAAGACCCATTGCCGTCAAATCGTTCACCGTCAGATGGGAAGAAGCCACAGGAGAGTACGCCGATTTTGAGATCATCCGGGGAGACATCCAGGAGGAGACATTCGAGCGGATGGATTACGCCGGGAATGTACTGCACAGCATGGATATGAAATTAGACCAGAGCCTCCAGTTACAGCGCACGATGCTGGACAAACAGGACCTGATGCTGGACAAACAGGACCTGGTGCTGGACAAACAGGACCAGGGCCTCCAGATCGGCAGAGAGACGAAAGAAGAGATTGTCGGGCTCCGGAGCGATACCAGGAAGCGTCTTGATGACGAGTTTGGAGAGATCCGGAAGGAACTCGTCTCCATCAAGGAAGCGCTTGCCCGGGCAGGCATCCAGGTCTGA
- a CDS encoding IS5 family transposase codes for MSTFTNFAIHHEYASLAALGDRLGEVSGLIDWDAFRPLLADLYTNAEGRGGRPNYDVVLMIRLLVLQQWYGLSDPELERQATDRISFRHFLGYPETIPDRSTVWLFRERLAQTGKDTAIWDEFQRQLEVQGLAIKRGVMQDATFITADPGHAPAGTPRGDQAETRRSRDGTWAKKGSKSQFGYKLHILLDKDSQLIRRIETTTASLHDSRIDLSREGETVYRDKGYFGVKPQASMDKTMHRAVRNHPLSIKENRRNKAISRTRSLVERPFAVIKRVFHAGHLMVTTVARVHVKNIFSCMNFNFRQLLTLKAQAAER; via the coding sequence ATGAGCACGTTTACCAATTTCGCGATCCACCACGAATATGCCAGCCTTGCAGCTCTGGGTGATCGGCTGGGTGAGGTCAGCGGTCTGATCGACTGGGATGCCTTCCGCCCTCTCCTTGCTGACCTCTACACCAACGCCGAGGGGCGAGGCGGCCGTCCGAACTATGACGTCGTTCTGATGATCCGGCTGCTGGTGCTTCAGCAGTGGTATGGCCTGTCTGACCCCGAACTGGAGCGTCAGGCGACCGACCGGATCTCGTTCCGTCACTTCCTGGGATATCCGGAAACCATTCCGGATCGGTCGACGGTCTGGCTGTTCCGGGAACGCTTGGCGCAAACCGGGAAGGATACCGCGATCTGGGATGAGTTCCAGCGGCAACTCGAAGTACAAGGGCTCGCCATCAAACGCGGTGTCATGCAGGACGCGACGTTCATCACCGCCGATCCCGGGCATGCTCCTGCCGGCACGCCCCGGGGAGATCAGGCAGAGACGCGGCGCAGCCGCGACGGCACCTGGGCCAAGAAGGGCTCGAAGTCACAGTTCGGGTACAAACTTCACATCCTGCTCGACAAGGACAGTCAGCTGATCCGCCGGATTGAGACCACCACGGCGTCACTCCATGACAGCAGGATCGATCTCTCCCGGGAAGGTGAGACGGTCTATCGCGATAAAGGCTATTTTGGGGTGAAACCGCAGGCATCTATGGACAAGACCATGCACCGGGCCGTTCGCAACCATCCCCTCTCCATCAAGGAGAACCGGCGGAACAAGGCCATCAGCAGAACACGATCGCTGGTGGAACGACCGTTTGCCGTGATCAAGCGGGTGTTCCATGCAGGCCACCTCATGGTCACGACGGTTGCCAGAGTGCACGTCAAGAACATCTTCTCCTGCATGAATTTCAACTTCAGGCAACTTCTTACCCTCAAAGCGCAAGCTGCCGAGCGATAG
- a CDS encoding M48 family metallopeptidase, which produces MAMTDRHRPGERTPSGGILRAGGRLIRYAVEPCPRCRSVRIGVRDGEIVVRAPPGTPQKEIAAALRTNEAWILRAAGEAHATLLLGGTAVPYVIAYRPRAVNLTLRILPDNTIQVTAPPGISRDRVRSFVEAHAAQIQKQIAGRSPARSVEYADGGALLLRGREVTIRAEERSEPSLEGDLLLVPDDRSIHSTVSAYLRTATLARVNRSLPRYAGAFGVAVPPVEVRFMKTFWGRCHPDPKIVFNERCAMLPADLIEYVVAHELCHILHPHHQRTFYDALRAVMPDADARKERLKNYHPCWAKGA; this is translated from the coding sequence ATGGCAATGACAGACCGGCACCGTCCCGGAGAGCGCACCCCCTCTGGCGGCATCCTCAGGGCCGGCGGGCGCCTGATCCGGTACGCCGTCGAGCCCTGCCCCCGCTGCCGGAGCGTGCGCATCGGGGTCAGGGATGGCGAAATCGTGGTGCGGGCGCCGCCCGGCACACCCCAGAAAGAGATCGCCGCCGCCCTGCGCACCAACGAGGCCTGGATCCTCCGGGCCGCCGGCGAAGCGCATGCCACCCTTCTCCTCGGCGGGACGGCCGTCCCGTACGTGATCGCCTACCGCCCGCGGGCGGTCAACCTCACCCTGAGGATCCTGCCCGACAACACTATCCAGGTCACCGCTCCTCCCGGCATATCGAGAGACCGCGTCCGCTCATTCGTCGAAGCGCATGCCGCCCAGATCCAGAAGCAGATCGCCGGGCGGTCCCCGGCGCGCTCTGTCGAATACGCCGACGGCGGCGCCCTCCTCCTCCGGGGAAGGGAGGTGACGATCCGGGCAGAGGAGAGGAGCGAGCCCTCCCTCGAAGGGGATCTCCTCCTGGTCCCGGACGACCGCTCCATTCACTCGACCGTCTCCGCATATCTCCGCACCGCAACGCTCGCCCGGGTGAACCGCTCCCTCCCGCGATATGCCGGTGCATTCGGCGTGGCCGTTCCCCCCGTGGAGGTCCGCTTCATGAAGACCTTCTGGGGCCGCTGCCACCCCGACCCGAAGATCGTCTTCAACGAGCGTTGCGCCATGCTCCCCGCAGACCTCATCGAATACGTCGTCGCCCACGAACTCTGCCACATCCTCCACCCCCACCACCAGCGGACCTTCTACGACGCCCTCAGGGCGGTCATGCCGGACGCCGACGCCAGAAAGGAGCGGTTGAAAAACTACCACCCGTGCTGGGCAAAGGGCGCCTGA
- the ruvC gene encoding crossover junction endodeoxyribonuclease RuvC: MIVIGIDPGLARVGYGVLRKGERFPAPLTFGCIETGGDRSPPERLLEIHERVSALLDEYDPAWVVLEKLFFSRNVTSAMHVSEARGVILLAAVQRRIPIAEYTPNQIKQAVTGSGRADKHQVQEMMRRLLRLDELPRPDDAADGLAIALCHINMVR; encoded by the coding sequence ATGATCGTCATCGGCATCGATCCCGGGCTGGCAAGAGTCGGCTATGGCGTCCTCAGAAAAGGCGAGCGGTTTCCGGCGCCGCTGACCTTCGGCTGCATCGAGACCGGCGGGGACCGGAGCCCCCCGGAGCGGCTGCTCGAGATCCACGAGCGGGTCTCGGCCCTCCTCGACGAATACGACCCCGCATGGGTCGTCCTGGAAAAGTTGTTCTTCTCCAGGAACGTCACCTCGGCGATGCATGTCAGCGAGGCCAGGGGCGTCATCCTCCTTGCCGCGGTTCAGCGCCGGATCCCGATCGCCGAGTACACCCCGAACCAGATCAAACAGGCAGTCACCGGATCCGGGCGTGCCGACAAACACCAGGTGCAGGAGATGATGCGGCGGCTCCTCCGCCTGGACGAACTCCCCCGTCCGGACGACGCCGCCGACGGCCTCGCCATCGCCCTCTGCCACATCAATATGGTACGATAA
- the ruvA gene encoding Holliday junction branch migration protein RuvA: MIAHLSGELASTGDRWVVIDIGGVGYQVQVTRPALERLRQTEGRVMVHTHMVVRDDDIQIYGFLHPSERDLFTILIGVTGIGPQTAMNILSGLSFEEFALAVLDEDEKALTRIPGIGQKGAKRLILELKEKMKKRADTLAVSRRPAEVRDAASALISLGFSPQEAEAAVDAVLPGLADPTVQALIRAALAYIREHRSA; this comes from the coding sequence ATGATCGCTCATCTCTCTGGAGAACTGGCATCCACCGGCGACCGGTGGGTGGTGATCGATATCGGCGGCGTCGGCTACCAGGTGCAGGTGACCAGGCCGGCGCTGGAGCGCCTCAGGCAGACCGAGGGCCGCGTCATGGTGCACACCCATATGGTGGTCCGCGACGACGACATCCAGATCTATGGCTTTCTCCACCCGAGCGAACGCGACCTCTTCACGATCCTGATCGGCGTCACCGGGATCGGCCCCCAGACCGCCATGAACATCCTCTCCGGGCTCTCCTTCGAGGAGTTCGCACTCGCCGTCCTTGACGAGGACGAAAAGGCGCTCACCCGGATCCCGGGGATCGGGCAGAAGGGTGCGAAACGCCTGATCCTGGAGTTGAAGGAGAAGATGAAGAAGCGTGCCGATACCCTGGCCGTCAGCCGGCGCCCGGCCGAGGTCCGCGACGCCGCAAGCGCCCTCATCTCCCTCGGGTTCTCGCCGCAGGAGGCTGAAGCGGCGGTCGACGCCGTCCTCCCGGGCCTCGCCGACCCGACGGTGCAGGCCCTGATCAGGGCCGCACTTGCATACATCAGGGAGCACCGGTCCGCATGA
- the ruvB gene encoding Holliday junction branch migration DNA helicase RuvB: MTERIPSPALLRDEPDDVAIRPASFDEFVGQPQVKETLAIAIAAAKKRGESLDHILFSGPPGLGKTTLAQIIAREMGAGIRSTSGPVLERPGDLAAQLTALSAGDVLFIDEIHRLNPVVEEILYPAMEDACIDVMIGEGPGARSVQLPLEPFTLVGATTKVGLLGSPLRDRFGFIFRLNLYEAADLVRIVERSAAIMQTPITPEGADEIARRSRGTPRIANRLLRRVRDFALVRGDGRIDGATADAALTMLGIDRLGLDDLDRRILSVIADDFGGGPVGVRTIAISVGEEVRTVEEVYEPYLIQIGFIKRTPQGRETTAAARRHLDAAL; this comes from the coding sequence ATGACAGAACGCATCCCCTCACCTGCCCTCCTCAGGGACGAGCCCGACGACGTCGCCATCAGGCCGGCCTCCTTCGACGAGTTCGTGGGCCAGCCGCAGGTAAAAGAGACCCTCGCCATCGCCATCGCCGCCGCAAAAAAGCGCGGCGAGTCCCTCGACCACATCCTCTTCTCCGGTCCGCCGGGCCTGGGGAAGACCACCCTCGCCCAGATCATCGCCCGGGAGATGGGGGCCGGGATCAGGAGCACCTCAGGCCCGGTGCTCGAGCGGCCCGGCGACCTGGCCGCCCAGCTCACCGCCCTCTCTGCCGGAGACGTCCTCTTCATCGACGAGATCCACCGGCTAAACCCGGTCGTCGAGGAGATCCTCTACCCGGCGATGGAGGACGCCTGCATCGACGTGATGATCGGCGAGGGGCCGGGGGCGCGTTCGGTCCAGCTCCCGCTCGAGCCCTTCACCCTGGTCGGGGCCACGACGAAGGTCGGGCTGCTCGGCTCCCCCCTCCGCGATCGGTTCGGTTTCATCTTCCGCCTCAACCTCTACGAGGCCGCCGACCTGGTCAGGATCGTGGAACGGAGCGCCGCGATCATGCAGACCCCGATCACCCCTGAAGGGGCGGACGAGATCGCACGGCGGAGCCGCGGGACGCCCAGGATCGCCAACCGTCTCCTCAGGCGGGTGCGGGACTTCGCCCTCGTCCGGGGCGACGGCCGCATCGACGGGGCGACCGCCGACGCCGCCCTCACCATGCTCGGCATCGACCGCCTGGGCCTCGACGACCTCGACCGCCGGATCCTCTCGGTGATCGCAGACGACTTCGGCGGGGGGCCGGTGGGGGTCAGGACGATCGCCATCTCGGTGGGAGAGGAGGTGCGGACCGTCGAAGAGGTCTACGAGCCCTACCTGATCCAGATCGGGTTTATCAAGCGCACGCCCCAGGGCCGGGAGACGACGGCGGCGGCGCGGCGGCACCTCGATGCGGCCTTATAA
- a CDS encoding SDR family oxidoreductase encodes MKYIITGGAGFIGSNLTEALTDAHDLIVLDNLSTGHIENIEPLIREGRVSFVRGSVTDLPLLQRIFAGADGVFHQAALPSVQRSVENPLATHEANVTGTLNVLIAARDAGVKKVVMASSSSVYGNTPTLPKREDMVPAPLSPYAVSKLADEHYASVFSDLYGLSTVCLRYFNVFGPRQDPNSQYAAVIPHFLTWILNRQPPVIDGDGEQTRDFTYVKNVVQANIKSMQSDAQGVFNIACGERTSINALARTIMDLTGIDLEPIHRERRAGDVRDSLADITRAREAFGYAPAYSLEEGLAETIRWFSAL; translated from the coding sequence CTGAAGTATATCATTACGGGAGGAGCAGGGTTTATCGGCTCGAACCTCACCGAAGCACTCACAGATGCGCACGACCTGATCGTGCTCGACAATCTCTCGACCGGGCATATCGAGAACATCGAACCGCTCATCCGCGAGGGGCGGGTCTCGTTTGTCCGGGGGAGCGTCACCGATCTCCCCCTCCTCCAGAGGATTTTTGCAGGGGCGGACGGGGTCTTTCACCAGGCGGCATTGCCCAGTGTGCAGCGCTCGGTGGAGAACCCGCTTGCCACGCATGAAGCGAACGTCACCGGGACCCTGAATGTCCTGATCGCCGCCAGAGACGCAGGCGTGAAAAAAGTCGTGATGGCCTCCTCCTCATCGGTCTACGGGAACACGCCGACCCTCCCCAAGCGCGAGGATATGGTCCCGGCCCCGCTCTCGCCCTATGCCGTCTCGAAACTCGCCGACGAGCACTACGCCTCGGTTTTTTCCGACCTCTACGGGCTTTCGACCGTCTGCCTCCGCTATTTCAATGTCTTTGGCCCGCGGCAGGACCCGAACTCGCAGTACGCGGCGGTGATCCCGCACTTTCTGACGTGGATCCTGAACCGTCAACCGCCGGTGATCGACGGCGACGGCGAACAGACGCGGGACTTCACCTACGTGAAAAACGTGGTGCAGGCGAACATCAAATCGATGCAGAGCGATGCACAGGGAGTGTTCAACATCGCCTGCGGGGAGCGGACGAGCATCAACGCCCTCGCCCGGACGATCATGGACCTGACCGGAATCGACCTCGAGCCGATCCACCGGGAGCGGCGGGCCGGGGATGTGCGGGACTCCCTCGCCGATATCACCCGCGCCCGGGAGGCGTTCGGCTACGCACCCGCCTACTCCCTGGAGGAGGGGCTGGCGGAGACGATCCGGTGGTTTTCGGCCCTATGA
- a CDS encoding chloride channel protein: MIGLAGLGTGYGFVQLALYSMLPLSVLLIIPFVKILTTSLTIGSGGSGGVFAPGMMIGAVAGGAVGMVFHTVLPGMVPLDLVPGFVVVGMIALFGAISNAPIAVLIMVVEMTGNFSLFVPAMGAVGIAYVLAREETIFLEQVQSKAESGAHRGEFEVDILEAILVGEVMVPAPSVIALSPADPCTKVFSLISTTTHTGYPVLEGDRLVGIITTRDVRELLAGGDLSRPVGERMTRAPLTIHEGRTLEEALRVMIEHDIHHLPVVGEGERMTGFLTRTDLMLAHTRFIASSGRGRRK, from the coding sequence GTGATAGGCCTGGCCGGCCTCGGGACCGGCTACGGCTTTGTCCAGCTCGCCCTCTACTCGATGCTCCCGCTCTCTGTCCTCCTCATCATCCCCTTCGTCAAGATCCTCACCACCTCCTTAACCATCGGATCAGGAGGGAGCGGCGGCGTGTTTGCGCCCGGCATGATGATCGGGGCGGTGGCCGGCGGGGCGGTCGGCATGGTTTTTCATACGGTTCTCCCGGGCATGGTCCCGCTCGACCTGGTGCCGGGGTTCGTGGTCGTCGGGATGATCGCCCTCTTTGGCGCCATCTCCAACGCACCCATCGCCGTGCTGATCATGGTCGTCGAGATGACCGGAAACTTCTCCCTTTTTGTGCCTGCGATGGGAGCGGTGGGGATCGCCTATGTGCTCGCCCGCGAGGAGACAATCTTTCTCGAGCAGGTGCAGAGCAAGGCAGAGTCGGGCGCTCACCGGGGCGAGTTCGAGGTGGACATCCTGGAGGCGATCCTGGTGGGCGAGGTGATGGTCCCGGCCCCCTCGGTCATCGCCCTCTCGCCCGCCGACCCCTGCACAAAGGTCTTCTCCCTGATCTCGACCACGACCCACACCGGCTATCCGGTCCTCGAAGGGGACCGCCTCGTCGGGATCATCACGACGCGGGACGTGCGCGAACTCCTGGCCGGCGGCGACCTCTCCAGGCCGGTCGGGGAGCGGATGACCCGCGCCCCGCTGACGATCCACGAGGGGCGCACCCTCGAAGAGGCATTGCGGGTGATGATCGAGCACGACATCCACCATCTCCCGGTCGTCGGGGAGGGGGAGCGTATGACCGGGTTTTTGACCAGGACCGACCTGATGCTGGCGCACACCCGCTTCATCGCCTCCTCGGGGAGAGGAAGGCGAAAATAA